A genomic stretch from Sphingobacterium sp. ML3W includes:
- a CDS encoding FecR domain-containing protein — protein MYTIDHIIQLLQAYLKGEILPDKHAELSMLFEKYPELQDLAKKLEDPANLRKELQAYEEFSTSDQTQEQRILSNIMDKIDAQADQQPKHRWRQYGWYAAAACFIAVFGLGIWQINKRDGINTSDPATPVDAVKLAENLLPGGNRATLQLADGTGIGLDQQQMGIVMGDEITYTDGSVALATAKDEKRMMILSTPRGGQYQIALADGTKVWLNADTRLRYPNKFTDEQRVVELDGEAYFEVAKAAGKPFIVVTAKEKVEVLGTHFNVYSFPKEKESKVSLLEGKVKVSVPAGKTRLLQPGEQASVQGEELSVQQVPVDESIAWKNDEFMFNNEPLGTALAQVARWYDIEIDIDPSVAKMKLWGSVSRLDNFDKVLKIIKMTDDKIKVQIEGRRVRLMK, from the coding sequence ATGTATACGATAGATCATATTATTCAATTACTTCAAGCTTACCTAAAAGGGGAAATTCTCCCTGATAAGCATGCCGAATTAAGCATGCTGTTTGAAAAATATCCAGAATTACAGGACTTGGCTAAGAAATTGGAAGATCCGGCAAATTTGCGGAAAGAATTACAAGCTTACGAGGAATTTTCGACGTCAGATCAGACGCAAGAACAAAGGATTCTGTCGAATATTATGGATAAAATCGATGCCCAGGCAGATCAACAGCCCAAACACCGATGGAGGCAGTATGGTTGGTATGCTGCCGCGGCTTGTTTTATTGCAGTTTTTGGCTTGGGAATATGGCAGATAAATAAACGAGATGGGATAAATACGTCGGATCCCGCTACTCCTGTTGATGCTGTTAAATTGGCGGAAAATCTTCTTCCCGGTGGAAATAGAGCTACCCTTCAGCTTGCGGATGGTACCGGTATCGGACTTGATCAACAGCAGATGGGGATCGTGATGGGCGATGAGATAACCTATACAGATGGTTCAGTCGCCTTAGCGACTGCAAAAGATGAAAAACGCATGATGATCTTGTCAACTCCCCGTGGTGGACAATATCAGATCGCCCTTGCAGATGGGACCAAGGTTTGGCTCAATGCGGATACACGTCTGCGCTACCCAAATAAATTTACGGATGAACAACGTGTGGTAGAACTGGATGGGGAAGCTTATTTTGAAGTAGCCAAAGCAGCTGGAAAGCCATTCATCGTTGTTACAGCAAAGGAAAAAGTCGAAGTGTTGGGAACTCATTTCAATGTCTATTCTTTTCCAAAAGAGAAGGAGTCCAAAGTTTCTCTGCTGGAGGGTAAAGTAAAAGTCTCCGTTCCGGCAGGAAAGACAAGGCTACTTCAGCCGGGGGAGCAGGCTTCGGTACAAGGAGAAGAACTTTCTGTACAACAGGTACCCGTGGATGAAAGTATTGCTTGGAAGAATGACGAATTTATGTTCAATAACGAGCCTTTGGGAACAGCGCTCGCTCAGGTAGCACGCTGGTATGACATTGAAATTGATATTGACCCAAGTGTAGCCAAGATGAAGCTATGGGGGTCGGTTTCACGACTTGATAATTTTGATAAAGTGTTAAAAATCATAAAGATGACCGATGATAAAATTAAGGTTCAAATCGAAGGAAGGAGGGTCAGATTGATGAAATAA
- a CDS encoding SusC/RagA family TonB-linked outer membrane protein, with translation MKKYKYLIIMKMIIMLLLFTLGQLHAGSFAQTVNIKKKNSSIVNVFREIKKQTGYTVLCKSEIVNNTPAITVDFNNVPLDRALTELLTPHGLTYFKEGKSIVVKAGKTDLAIDRSHGTAKDNTLELQKNIHGQVTDQQGKALSGVSVTIKGSKTTVGTDQNGNYSIAANRGATLVFSFLGYDRKEVEVNGETHNVSLQFSQSNLEEVVVTGYGTFKKSDYTGSASTIRTDRMADVPAVNFSTMLQGNAPGVQVNSLSGQPGGATDIRIRGMGSINASNKPLFVIDGVPVMSENIASSESNNAGLDVMSTINSSDIEQITVIKDAAAASLYGSRAAGGVILITTKSGKAGKPVFSVKGDYGLSSQATDFREVMDGPQRREMLLEGLRNRARYLDKLTDETQIEDYAQANIDKYAPKPTSGWADWKKELFRRNSPFRNADISASGGDSKLSYYTSMGYTNQTGLSYQSGFERLTGRLNVKYKMSEKMELGANILYSNITQDVNSEGGGYTSPIYSSRHKITASEPVYNEDGSFFLDFFSNGPRNPKASSLYNFRREKGDRSFNTVFANYKFIDGLVFNTTFSLDHTTTRYNSWSDPRTSDGEKTNGSLTTSFSDYKQMVWRNSLTYTKTLAEKHHLDILGGYEVNTYRKEGLSGAKDNFPTVDKTVLSNGSVLIDASGSNSEWRLLSYLSRANYNFDDKYFLGGSIRMDGSSRIHRSNRWGTFWSLSGAWKFTKEDFMASLNDVISDGKIRVSYGTNGTLPSSYYTYMDLTGFGFPYRNNPGIREIQIGNPGLKWEKQNNLNIGLDLRLFERLGLTFEWYQRQSSDLLNDVPTSYTTGFSSYLSNIGTIRNSGIELDLNADILRNGAFKWTSSLNFGMNRNKTIALSDGSSELRDGTQIHRIGQPWYSYYLIEFAGINKETGVPQYYINDPAQPGSRETTEDYTAATRILYKSADPKLVGGFTNTFRYKFLDLNFTWTYSLGGNSYDSGAQKTELGGKTGYDNIPKYYERRWQKPGDETDIEMFMVGNKYDMSSVANTRRVHSTDHIRLKNLTFGVSIPQHISRRLKVSNIRAFCSGMNLLTFAAYKNYDPEVPVNGVVYFESPKLKTVTFGLDVKF, from the coding sequence ATGAAAAAGTATAAATACCTCATTATTATGAAAATGATTATTATGCTTCTTTTATTTACACTGGGGCAGCTCCATGCTGGAAGTTTTGCCCAGACAGTAAATATTAAAAAGAAGAATAGTTCGATCGTCAACGTATTTCGTGAAATCAAAAAGCAGACCGGATATACTGTTCTGTGCAAATCAGAAATCGTAAATAATACGCCTGCTATTACGGTTGATTTCAATAACGTTCCTTTGGATCGTGCTTTGACAGAGCTCCTTACTCCACATGGTTTAACCTATTTTAAGGAGGGGAAATCAATCGTTGTTAAGGCTGGAAAGACTGATTTGGCGATTGATCGCTCGCATGGCACGGCGAAAGACAACACGCTTGAGCTGCAAAAGAACATTCATGGTCAGGTCACCGATCAGCAGGGTAAGGCCCTTTCAGGTGTAAGTGTTACCATAAAAGGAAGTAAAACTACTGTAGGCACCGACCAAAATGGAAATTATTCGATTGCTGCCAACCGCGGAGCGACGTTAGTTTTCAGTTTTTTAGGTTACGACCGCAAGGAGGTTGAAGTCAATGGGGAAACGCACAACGTAAGCCTGCAGTTTAGCCAATCCAATCTGGAGGAAGTAGTAGTCACGGGCTATGGAACTTTTAAGAAGTCAGATTATACGGGATCGGCTTCTACGATTCGTACCGACCGGATGGCGGATGTTCCGGCAGTAAACTTTTCGACCATGCTGCAGGGCAATGCACCCGGTGTTCAGGTGAACTCCCTATCGGGACAACCTGGAGGAGCGACCGATATCCGTATCCGTGGTATGGGTTCCATTAATGCCTCCAACAAACCTTTGTTCGTTATCGATGGTGTACCTGTGATGTCCGAAAATATTGCTTCAAGTGAGTCGAATAATGCTGGATTGGATGTGATGTCGACCATAAATAGCTCCGATATCGAGCAAATTACCGTCATCAAAGATGCGGCGGCAGCTTCCCTTTACGGTTCACGTGCTGCAGGTGGTGTGATCTTAATTACCACCAAGTCCGGTAAAGCAGGTAAACCTGTGTTTTCAGTGAAGGGAGACTATGGATTATCAAGTCAGGCAACAGATTTTCGTGAAGTGATGGATGGGCCACAACGACGTGAGATGCTTTTGGAGGGCCTGCGCAATAGAGCTCGCTACCTGGATAAGCTAACGGATGAGACCCAGATTGAAGATTATGCGCAGGCGAATATTGATAAATATGCACCTAAGCCGACAAGCGGCTGGGCAGATTGGAAAAAGGAACTGTTTCGTCGCAACTCACCTTTCAGAAATGCAGATATATCTGCTTCGGGCGGAGATAGCAAACTTTCCTATTATACATCCATGGGATATACCAACCAAACGGGATTATCCTATCAATCGGGCTTCGAGCGCCTCACTGGGAGGTTGAACGTCAAGTACAAAATGAGTGAAAAGATGGAATTGGGAGCCAATATCCTGTATTCCAATATTACACAGGACGTCAATTCTGAAGGGGGGGGGTATACCTCGCCAATCTATTCTTCACGGCATAAAATTACGGCATCAGAGCCGGTTTATAACGAAGATGGATCTTTCTTCCTGGATTTCTTTTCCAATGGCCCACGTAATCCCAAGGCTTCTTCCTTATACAATTTCCGACGGGAAAAAGGTGACCGCTCATTCAATACGGTTTTTGCAAACTACAAATTCATTGATGGTCTAGTATTTAATACAACCTTTAGTCTGGATCATACAACAACCCGCTATAACTCTTGGTCGGATCCCCGTACCTCGGATGGCGAAAAAACGAATGGTTCCTTGACCACAAGTTTTTCGGATTATAAACAAATGGTATGGCGCAATAGCCTAACCTATACCAAAACATTGGCGGAGAAGCATCATTTGGATATATTGGGAGGCTATGAAGTGAATACTTATCGTAAAGAAGGATTGAGCGGTGCCAAGGACAATTTTCCGACCGTGGATAAAACGGTATTGTCCAATGGTTCGGTTTTGATTGATGCTTCGGGATCCAATAGTGAATGGCGTTTGCTGTCTTACCTGTCGCGCGCTAATTATAATTTTGATGACAAGTACTTTTTAGGAGGTAGTATTCGTATGGATGGTAGCTCGCGTATCCACCGCAGCAACCGCTGGGGAACATTCTGGTCGTTGTCCGGAGCTTGGAAGTTTACAAAAGAAGACTTTATGGCATCTTTAAATGATGTAATCAGTGATGGTAAAATCCGTGTTTCTTATGGTACCAATGGTACTTTGCCATCCAGCTACTATACCTATATGGATTTGACAGGTTTTGGATTTCCGTACAGGAATAACCCTGGCATAAGGGAGATCCAGATTGGAAATCCGGGTCTGAAATGGGAAAAACAGAATAATCTCAATATAGGTTTAGATTTACGTTTGTTTGAAAGACTGGGGCTTACCTTTGAATGGTACCAACGTCAGTCATCGGATTTGTTGAACGATGTTCCTACATCTTATACAACGGGATTCTCATCCTATCTGAGCAATATTGGAACGATTCGCAATTCGGGTATTGAGCTCGACTTGAATGCAGATATTCTACGAAATGGTGCATTTAAATGGACATCGAGCTTAAACTTTGGAATGAACCGTAATAAGACGATTGCCTTATCTGATGGTAGTTCGGAACTGCGGGATGGAACACAGATTCACCGCATCGGTCAACCATGGTATAGCTATTATTTAATTGAATTTGCAGGGATTAACAAAGAAACTGGTGTCCCACAATATTACATCAATGATCCTGCTCAACCAGGTTCTAGAGAAACCACCGAAGATTATACTGCTGCAACGCGGATATTGTATAAGAGTGCAGATCCCAAGCTTGTGGGTGGTTTTACCAACACATTCCGTTATAAATTCCTGGATCTGAATTTCACCTGGACTTATTCCCTAGGTGGAAATTCCTATGACAGTGGTGCGCAGAAAACGGAATTGGGTGGTAAAACAGGTTATGACAATATTCCAAAATATTACGAGCGGAGATGGCAAAAGCCAGGCGATGAAACCGATATTGAGATGTTTATGGTCGGAAATAAATATGACATGAGCAGTGTGGCCAATACACGCCGCGTGCATTCTACTGACCATATCCGTTTGAAAAACCTGACTTTCGGGGTTTCTATTCCGCAGCATATCTCCCGTAGACTAAAAGTGAGTAATATCCGAGCTTTCTGTTCTGGTATGAACTTACTGACCTTTGCGGCCTATAAAAACTACGACCCTGAGGTACCTGTAAATGGAGTGGTATATTTCGAATCCCCTAAATTGAAGACGGTAACCTTCGGTTTGGATGTTAAATTTTAA
- a CDS encoding RagB/SusD family nutrient uptake outer membrane protein translates to MKNIVSIALLSCTLLTGCGNKWLETAQPSTSTESSEAIKSANEASYALNGIYDIMRGYEYYGARMTYYADVTGEDMLANGDTKRAAGYYLFDFNKDNTPSSLWYQPYRVIRNANGVLAYVNTVPVDQMTDVLKDIKGQALTMRAIAHFDLVKVFGAPYAVNQGASLGVPIETEKHVSTSKPARNTVKEVYAQIITDLEGADSLLSTARNDGKLNRFAAEQVLARAYLYTGENAKAFSMAAALIKNAEAAASSKKGQYQLWKNEEYATVWSKDFTSEILFQLSNTKVEASDSKEGIGNLLWRLGYNDIILSDDYMNLLKDDPNDVRQKVITKYTSKQVDYYYLNKYPGNTAENENPEFADIPVLRLSEAYLIAAEAAVKLGDNSNALNYLNAIVKRANPAKSVSGTVDLNRVMEERRRELVGEGHRLFDAMRNNLRIERKGKAHVSPLLRPETKSFDRTYFKTQMAIPRREIDVNPNIVQNTGY, encoded by the coding sequence ATGAAGAATATAGTATCAATAGCGTTATTGTCCTGTACATTGCTGACAGGCTGTGGCAACAAATGGCTGGAGACAGCACAGCCAAGCACCTCGACTGAAAGTTCGGAGGCCATTAAATCGGCAAATGAGGCGAGTTACGCATTAAATGGTATTTACGATATTATGCGTGGTTATGAATATTATGGCGCGCGCATGACGTACTACGCTGATGTCACTGGCGAGGATATGCTCGCCAATGGTGACACAAAGCGTGCAGCAGGTTATTATCTTTTTGACTTTAATAAGGATAATACACCATCCTCACTTTGGTATCAACCTTACCGTGTGATCCGTAATGCAAACGGAGTATTGGCCTATGTAAATACTGTGCCAGTTGATCAAATGACCGATGTGCTCAAGGACATCAAGGGCCAGGCATTAACCATGCGTGCGATAGCCCATTTCGACTTGGTCAAAGTATTTGGTGCACCGTACGCGGTAAATCAAGGCGCTTCTTTAGGGGTGCCTATCGAGACGGAGAAGCATGTGTCTACAAGTAAGCCTGCACGAAATACAGTTAAGGAGGTATATGCCCAGATTATTACAGATCTTGAAGGGGCAGATAGTCTATTGAGCACAGCAAGAAATGATGGTAAGCTGAATAGATTCGCTGCAGAGCAAGTATTGGCGCGGGCTTATCTCTATACTGGAGAAAATGCAAAGGCCTTTTCAATGGCTGCCGCGTTGATCAAAAATGCCGAAGCAGCGGCAAGTTCAAAAAAAGGGCAATACCAATTGTGGAAAAACGAGGAGTATGCGACGGTGTGGTCGAAGGACTTTACAAGCGAAATATTGTTTCAGTTGTCAAATACCAAAGTAGAGGCCAGTGACTCAAAAGAGGGGATTGGCAACCTGTTGTGGCGCCTGGGGTACAATGACATTATTCTTTCAGATGATTATATGAATTTGCTTAAAGATGATCCGAATGATGTGCGTCAAAAAGTGATTACCAAATATACCAGCAAGCAGGTCGATTATTACTATTTGAATAAATATCCGGGCAACACGGCGGAGAACGAAAATCCAGAGTTTGCTGATATTCCCGTGCTTCGCTTATCGGAAGCATATTTGATTGCGGCTGAGGCAGCGGTGAAATTGGGTGATAATAGCAATGCGCTTAATTATTTAAATGCCATTGTCAAACGCGCCAATCCGGCAAAGTCGGTAAGTGGAACGGTGGACCTGAACCGTGTGATGGAAGAACGTCGTCGTGAGCTCGTTGGTGAGGGTCATCGTTTATTTGATGCAATGCGCAATAACCTGCGGATAGAACGTAAAGGTAAGGCGCACGTTTCGCCCTTATTGCGACCAGAGACAAAGTCATTTGACCGAACATACTTCAAAACGCAGATGGCTATTCCGAGAAGGGAAATAGACGTAAATCCAAATATTGTTCAAAATACAGGTTATTAA
- a CDS encoding metallophosphoesterase: MQNNRKYNLKHLCTDPVWISTRYFLLFILFGFQQLRAQTQQLLGQHDGPYLFYEAGATKSVRVVDGKIQIDNSLKEPFSVSTEDGQYHFEVSRHPITVPKGVYRPSDKIMVLSDPHGDFASFYAILKAQKVIGTNYEWTFGKNQLVIIGDVFDRGKDVLPIFWLIYKLEHEAVKAGGQVHFLLGNHEEMLMRGNYKYTQDKYKVLADSIGKSYRDFWALDTELGRWLQSKNTMEQIGDYLFVHAGLSTAMLDPKWTIPTVNDSVRRYLFHTKEERQQSEAASFLFGSEGPLWYRGMVVKEEKYHPLDEEDLNSMMKIYGAKHIFVGHTIFPEVSSFYEGKVYGVNVSNESNRLKGRSRGLLIEGGKIKVIYDDITKNKAVN; the protein is encoded by the coding sequence ATGCAAAACAATCGGAAATATAATCTTAAACACCTATGTACTGATCCAGTTTGGATCAGTACACGGTACTTTTTACTTTTTATATTGTTTGGTTTTCAGCAGTTGCGCGCACAGACCCAACAACTACTGGGGCAACATGATGGCCCATATTTATTCTACGAAGCGGGAGCTACCAAATCTGTACGCGTAGTTGATGGAAAGATACAGATCGATAATTCGCTTAAAGAGCCTTTCTCGGTGTCCACAGAAGATGGTCAATATCATTTTGAGGTTTCACGTCACCCGATAACAGTTCCCAAAGGGGTTTATCGTCCTAGTGACAAGATTATGGTGCTTTCCGATCCGCACGGTGACTTTGCCTCTTTTTATGCTATTCTAAAAGCGCAAAAGGTGATCGGTACAAATTATGAATGGACTTTTGGAAAAAATCAACTTGTCATTATAGGAGATGTATTTGATCGGGGAAAAGATGTCCTGCCGATTTTTTGGCTGATCTATAAATTGGAACATGAAGCCGTTAAGGCTGGAGGACAGGTTCATTTTTTGCTTGGCAATCATGAGGAAATGTTGATGCGTGGAAATTATAAATATACGCAGGATAAATATAAGGTATTAGCAGATTCCATTGGTAAAAGTTACCGTGATTTTTGGGCCTTGGATACGGAATTGGGTCGATGGCTGCAGAGCAAGAATACGATGGAGCAAATAGGTGATTATCTTTTTGTACATGCGGGGCTGAGTACGGCAATGCTGGATCCAAAATGGACTATTCCTACAGTTAATGATTCTGTTCGCCGTTATCTGTTTCATACTAAGGAAGAGCGGCAGCAGTCGGAGGCGGCATCATTTCTCTTTGGCAGCGAAGGTCCATTATGGTACCGTGGTATGGTGGTCAAGGAGGAAAAATACCATCCGTTGGATGAAGAGGATTTGAATAGTATGATGAAAATATATGGTGCTAAGCATATTTTTGTTGGGCATACTATTTTCCCTGAAGTAAGTAGTTTTTATGAAGGAAAGGTTTACGGTGTGAATGTCAGTAACGAGTCCAACCGACTGAAAGGACGTAGCCGGGGGCTGCTAATCGAGGGCGGTAAAATTAAGGTAATCTACGATGACATTACCAAGAATAAAGCAGTAAATTAG
- a CDS encoding SMUG2 DNA glycosylase family protein — MVTFAEKVITFNKQLVYHGDLPVDFNVINPYLDNPETLIVMQQFYNKYYNDNLQRKFIIGINPSRHGAGVTGVPFTDTKRLYSACGIKMQSAHTHEISSVFMYDLIEAYGGPEVFYSQFYINSPFPLAIVRHTKPDNWINANYYDDKQLFEMVRPFMVESLKQHINMGLETEEVFVLGKKNATFLAKINKEEKLFGKMTILDHPRYIQQYKSKDKQLYIDNYIRLLSGL; from the coding sequence ATGGTCACATTTGCCGAAAAAGTAATTACATTCAACAAACAGCTCGTCTATCATGGGGATCTTCCTGTCGATTTCAATGTCATCAACCCCTACCTCGACAACCCCGAGACACTGATCGTCATGCAGCAATTTTACAATAAGTACTATAATGACAATCTCCAACGTAAATTTATCATCGGAATCAACCCCAGCAGACATGGTGCAGGCGTAACCGGCGTTCCTTTTACCGACACCAAAAGGCTATACAGTGCCTGTGGTATAAAAATGCAATCTGCCCATACACATGAAATCTCCTCGGTCTTTATGTATGATTTGATTGAAGCTTATGGCGGCCCTGAAGTTTTCTATAGCCAATTTTACATCAACTCCCCTTTCCCGCTAGCCATCGTTAGACATACAAAACCTGACAATTGGATTAATGCAAACTATTACGACGATAAGCAGCTTTTTGAAATGGTCAGACCATTTATGGTTGAATCCCTAAAACAACATATCAACATGGGACTCGAAACGGAGGAAGTCTTTGTCCTCGGAAAGAAAAATGCAACCTTTTTAGCCAAAATCAACAAAGAGGAGAAACTATTTGGCAAGATGACCATCCTGGATCATCCCCGTTATATCCAACAATATAAATCAAAAGACAAACAACTGTATATTGACAACTATATCCGTCTGTTAAGTGGCTTATAA
- a CDS encoding transposase: protein MRKNKKHSLEFKLSLVDRIVHGYCSAKSIAKEHSLSYDMVRRWHKQFESFGIEGLRPRGGNAVYPQSFKISVLQTIQEESLSLMEAMLRFNLPSPSIIVNWRKQVAAHGFEGLKPQVKGRQPMEKNDKLPNKRKKPASKVPLTKEEQLQQELEYLRAENALLKKLHALVQKDSKHKP, encoded by the coding sequence ATGAGAAAAAACAAAAAACATAGTTTGGAATTCAAACTTAGTCTTGTCGATCGGATCGTTCATGGATATTGTTCAGCAAAAAGCATCGCTAAAGAACATTCTCTATCCTATGATATGGTCCGGCGTTGGCACAAGCAATTCGAGTCGTTTGGCATTGAAGGCCTCAGGCCCCGCGGAGGTAATGCAGTCTATCCGCAGTCCTTTAAAATCTCCGTGCTCCAAACAATCCAAGAAGAATCTCTATCTTTGATGGAGGCCATGCTGCGCTTTAATCTTCCGAGTCCTTCTATTATCGTTAATTGGCGGAAGCAGGTTGCAGCACATGGTTTTGAGGGGCTAAAGCCCCAGGTTAAAGGCCGCCAACCGATGGAAAAGAACGACAAATTACCCAACAAACGAAAGAAGCCCGCTTCTAAGGTTCCCCTGACTAAGGAAGAACAACTCCAGCAGGAACTGGAGTACTTACGAGCGGAAAATGCTCTGCTAAAAAAGTTACATGCCTTAGTTCAAAAAGACAGCAAGCACAAGCCATGA
- a CDS encoding IS3 family transposase — MHENGKEYLYYYLGDRGRQDKYTQLKEAIKSTYSIHKGRYGYRRITLSIRKDGYKINHKTVYRLMGDLGLKSSVRVKKYRSYRGEPGKIAQNVLERNFKAAKPFQKWSTDVTEFRVKDKKLYLSPIIDLFNQEIISYNLSDRPNFSGIMDMLDKAIGKLDTDSCGLILHSDQGWQYQMVQYKKN, encoded by the coding sequence CTGCATGAAAATGGCAAGGAGTACCTTTATTATTATCTCGGGGATCGTGGTCGACAGGACAAATATACCCAGCTCAAAGAGGCTATCAAGAGTACCTATAGTATTCATAAGGGCAGATATGGGTATCGTCGGATCACCCTGAGTATTCGTAAGGATGGGTATAAAATAAACCACAAGACTGTCTATAGACTGATGGGGGATCTCGGTCTGAAAAGTTCGGTCAGGGTGAAAAAATACCGTTCTTATAGAGGTGAGCCCGGAAAGATAGCACAAAACGTCCTTGAAAGAAACTTCAAAGCTGCCAAACCCTTTCAAAAATGGTCTACCGATGTTACCGAATTCAGGGTAAAGGATAAAAAATTATATCTTTCACCGATCATCGATCTGTTCAATCAGGAGATCATTAGTTATAACTTAAGTGATCGACCAAACTTCTCAGGGATAATGGACATGCTTGATAAGGCCATAGGAAAACTTGATACTGATTCCTGTGGACTCATTCTACATTCCGACCAGGGATGGCAGTACCAAATGGTACAATACAAAAAAAACTAA
- a CDS encoding peptidylprolyl isomerase — protein MAIKANDVVALTYRLHTVENGEKVFVEETTAEQPLDFLYGVGMMLPKFEENIADLNVGDKISFELAPEDAYGEKDERAFAQLPVDMFKETGLPPVGEVLPLQDNQGNQFRAVVAEVTPEIVIADLNHPMAGKTLNFDIEILTVRPATEEELSHGHSHGVDGTQGH, from the coding sequence ATGGCTATAAAAGCAAACGACGTCGTAGCATTGACGTACAGACTTCACACAGTAGAAAACGGTGAAAAAGTTTTCGTTGAAGAAACAACTGCAGAACAACCTTTAGACTTCTTATATGGTGTAGGTATGATGTTGCCTAAATTTGAAGAAAACATCGCTGACTTAAACGTGGGTGACAAAATTTCTTTCGAATTGGCACCAGAAGATGCTTACGGTGAAAAAGACGAAAGAGCATTCGCGCAATTGCCAGTAGATATGTTCAAAGAAACAGGTTTACCTCCAGTAGGTGAAGTATTGCCTTTGCAAGATAACCAAGGAAACCAATTCCGTGCTGTAGTTGCTGAAGTAACTCCAGAAATTGTTATTGCAGATCTAAACCACCCAATGGCTGGTAAAACGTTAAATTTCGATATCGAAATCTTAACTGTACGCCCTGCTACTGAAGAAGAATTGTCCCACGGACATTCTCATGGTGTAGATGGCACGCAAGGTCACTAA